In Candidatus Tanganyikabacteria bacterium, the DNA window CAAGGATCTGCCGTATACCTACTACGGCGCCAACATGTCGCCCGACGGGAAACTGCTCTACATTTTCTCGGGCGGTGCGCGGCTGGCGAGGATCGACCCGGAATCGCTGGACATCGTCAAGGAAGTCGAGCTTCCGTCCGAAGCCTGGGACATCCTGACGCTTCCGGACTGATGGGCTTGGTCCGTCTGGACCTGTGAGGCGCTCCGGCGGCGCCGTATCGTGGCCATGCGACCCACGCGACGACGAGGATCAAATGGCCGATCGCCAAAAGGAAGAAAAGCGCAAGCGCAACGCGGAGTACGCCAAGAGGTTCAAGAAGAAGAAGCAGAAGGCGAGGCGTCCTGCCGAGGCTCGGCCCAGCATCACGCTCTTGCCGGCATCCGGCCCCTTCCTGGCCTCATGCGCGCGCTGCGCGAAGGAAGCCGAACTCCCGTTCCGGCCCACCGGCAGCAAGCCCGTGTACTGCGACGCCTGCTACACGCTCATCCGCTCGGGTGCCATCACGCCCGAACCCGTGGGCATGGTGACCTTTGCCCCGGCCGCGGCGGAGCCGGTGCCGTAGACTCGAGATCCCCTAACGCAGCAGGCTGAGCACGCCGGCGCCTATCTGCGACGCCTGGGCGGACATGGCCAGGGACGCCTGGCTCATGAGATTGGCCCGCGCGAGTTCGGAGGCCTGCCGGGCCAGGTCGGCGTCGCGGATGCGGCTGTGCGAGGCCGCCATGTTCTGCGCGGCCACCTGGCGCACCTCGTAGGTCTTCTGGAGGCCGTTGACCGTGGCGCCTATGCGGCTCCGGTTGGAAAGCACCTGCTCCAGGGCGCCGTCGAGCGCCTGGATGGTCGCGGCGGCGTTGTTGGCGTCGAGGCCCGAGAGGCCCAGGGCCGCCGAGGAGGCGTTGGGCAGGCTGAAGGTGGTCGCCTGGCTGGCACCTGTCTGGATCGTCACCGAGGTCTGGGATCCGTCGAGCAACTTCTTGGTGTTGAACTCGGTGCCGCCGGCGATGGAATCGATCTGCCGGGTGATCTCGGTGAGCTCCAGGTTGATCGCGTCCCGGTCGGCGGACGTCAGCGTGCCGTTGCCGGCCTGGACCGCCAGTTCGCGGGCCCGGCCGATGAGTTCGGTGGTCTGACCGAGCGCCCCTTCGGCCGTCTGCAGCATGCTGATGCCGTCGAGGGCGTTCTCCGAACCCTGATCCGCGGCCGTGAGCTCGGCGAGGAGGCGCATCGAGACCGCCAGGCCGGCCGGATCGTCGGAGGCCTGGTTGATCTGCTGGCCGGATGAAATCCGGCGCATCGCCTGCCCGGCCTGGGCCAGCTGGCTCTGCAGGTTCCGGTTGATCTGCGTCGAGAGGCTGCTCGGGTCAATCCGCATGGTTTTCGAACCCTCCCTGGTTCACTCCCATTATCGCCACGACATAATGCCCGGCATAGGGGTCAGGCGAGATTTTCATAATGCATTCACGGTTTGTGCAGCCACTTGAAAGTCGGCCACGCTACCGGCCACTCGGCCGGCGACCATGACTGGTACTTGACCGACAGGGCGTAGTACGCCATCACGACCGCCAGCAGGAGGGCCATCAGGGAGATCCGCTGCTGGTGCGCGATGTTGCGGTTGCGTTGCGCGTCGAACATCTCGGCGTACTTCTTGAGCCGGGGGTGGGTCCGGAAATGCTCGTCGAGGTCGTCACGCGGGGGCATGGAGAGCCTCCCTGAGGCGCGCGCCGCCGTCGCGCAAGGGGGAAACTCCGGCGGCGCCGCCCACCAGCACCAGGCGTGCGTCGCCAAGGGCCGCGGCAACCGCGACATGCCAGCGCTCGGGCTTGCCGCGGACCGGCAGCCGCAGCGCGCCCACGATGGAGCCGAGGTCGCAGGCCGCGGCATCCGGATCGAAGCGGGGAGCCGCCAGCCGCGCCGCGGCCTCCCAGGCTTCCATGTCGATCGCCACGGCGAGATTGGGGGCGCCGACGGTGCCGAGGACCTGGCGGACCTCCCCCGGACCGGCGAGCAAGCCGCCCGAGGCCGGGCCCATCGTCGCGACCAGCAGCGAGAGGCCCCGCTCGAGCGCCCGATCGGCGAGGCGATCGAGGCTCCGCTCTAGCTGCGCGAGGGCATGCGGCCGGCGGCCCGGCGCGCCGACCGGCGTGCCGTGATCCAGGAGCGTCGCGGTGAGGTTCCACCCCGCCTCGACGCCGTAAACAGGGATGCCGAGCCATTCGCAGCGTGCGAGGGCCTCGGAGATGGCTTTCACCGCCTGGCCCCGCAGATCGTCGTCGGCCGCCGCCAGGTTGCAGCGCGCGCTCCGGGCGGGAAGGAATGCCAGGTGTGCGGCCGCGATGCCGGCCTCCGCCGCCGGCCGTTCGAGATCTCCGGCCAGCGGGCCGGCTTCGAGCGGCGCCAGATCGGCCGATCGCAGTTGCTCGATCGCCGCGGCCTGGTCCCTGGCGCCGGCCAGGCAGGCGGTCGAGTACAAGATGCGCATCGCGTTCCATGGTACGCCATGGCAGCTCTTGGCCTAACCTTAAACCAGGGATAGGCAAGCGTTCACCTCTCCGGCGCGATATAGAGGATGAGGGAAGCCAGTGACAAGGAGAGGACCAATCAGCAAGATCGGCAGCGCCGCTGCCGGCTTGAGCCTCCTGACGGCGCTGATCGGGTGCGGGGCGAAGGGTCCGACCCACCCGTACTCCATCGCTTCCCAGAAGCAGCAGCAGGCCCGTAGCCAGTCGGGGACCGCCACTGCCGCCAACCTCATCGTCAAGCTCCGCCCCAGCGCCTCGTCGGACAAC includes these proteins:
- a CDS encoding flagellin, producing the protein MRIDPSSLSTQINRNLQSQLAQAGQAMRRISSGQQINQASDDPAGLAVSMRLLAELTAADQGSENALDGISMLQTAEGALGQTTELIGRARELAVQAGNGTLTSADRDAINLELTEITRQIDSIAGGTEFNTKKLLDGSQTSVTIQTGASQATTFSLPNASSAALGLSGLDANNAAATIQALDGALEQVLSNRSRIGATVNGLQKTYEVRQVAAQNMAASHSRIRDADLARQASELARANLMSQASLAMSAQASQIGAGVLSLLR
- a CDS encoding TIM barrel protein gives rise to the protein MRILYSTACLAGARDQAAAIEQLRSADLAPLEAGPLAGDLERPAAEAGIAAAHLAFLPARSARCNLAAADDDLRGQAVKAISEALARCEWLGIPVYGVEAGWNLTATLLDHGTPVGAPGRRPHALAQLERSLDRLADRALERGLSLLVATMGPASGGLLAGPGEVRQVLGTVGAPNLAVAIDMEAWEAAARLAAPRFDPDAAACDLGSIVGALRLPVRGKPERWHVAVAAALGDARLVLVGGAAGVSPLRDGGARLREALHAPA